The Dendropsophus ebraccatus isolate aDenEbr1 chromosome 3, aDenEbr1.pat, whole genome shotgun sequence genomic interval GCCATGATCAATAAAATCTGGGACACGTAAAAGCTAATGTACAAGAGGAGAAGTGAGGTGACTGTGCGGGCCGCAGAAACACTTGCCTCCACACTTTGCACATTCATCCCACCCGTGTTTTTTCCAAGGTGCTTTGCATGGAGACATAAAGTGTTTATAATAAGGACATTGGAAATGGCAACCAATATGAGAGGTATACAGCAACCGATGATACTAGTGACCAGCAGGTATTGAAGACTCATGTGGGGCGTACCATGGATAGTTGAGTTGTCGGTGGCATTTACATTGAAATTGTCACTATAGTCTTCTTTCTTTATATTCCATGCAACTGGAACACTTATACTAAGTGACAAGACCACAGAAGACAACAGCATCCAGGGCACAACTTCAGAGATATTTTGCTTTAGACGCACAAACAAGGTTTTCTCAAATTTACCAAGCATTACGTAATAGAAACTACAGAGACAGAATGTGAACCAGAAGCTGGAGAAGATTGTGAAGAGCAGAAGAATGGAGAAGATGGTATAAACTTTGTCGGAGAAATACAGATCACTCCAAAGGTACAGAACAGTGTCATTAGCTACCATGCTGAATTGGTAAGCGATATTAAAAAGACCCAATGTGAACAGGATCAGTTCTCTTGGATTAATATTTTTTCCTTTGGCTCTATCCATTCCATGAGCCACAATGATAAAGGAATTGGTGAAAAATCCAATCGCTGTGCTTATAGCCATAGCTGACAAAGATAGAAGAACAAAGGCAGGCAGCATTGTATGTGGACTTGTTTCTCTGTTTTCGGTTTTCCAGTTTAGCAGAAGTACCTCTCCTGGGGATAAAGGGGCCTATAAAACAGTAAAATACgagaggggggatttatcaaccgTTTTTGATAAAAATTCCCCCCTAATGTACTTACAATCAGGCAGCTGACCATATTATATTTTATACGTCAAGAAATAAGGGCCATGGATCCAACTACTTTCTAAATACTTATAAAAGGGCAATAAGGGCCAAAAGGTATATATTTTCAAAAGTACATCACAATACATGCTACATTGGTAGAAGCTAATGGAAAATACTAATCCAACCAATCACATGACAAGGGACTCTTGAAAGGCACattaaaaaagttataaaagGGCTATAAAATGTGTGCATAAGTAATAATATTTCAATACCTTGGTGTGtttttagtgtgtttttttttatttctccattACTTCAATTCATGCTGCTCACtatacactaagggccctattacacaggatttttatgtgaaaaatcattatatagAGTCCAGcgatccgtcattctctatgagcgttggactcatctctcagcgcgcgcgccgggtgagtatagggggctctaacagggcgtcgggagcctgtcaccttggcacgggggggacaggttccctttaaagaaacttGTCATATAGATATTGTGGGCGTAATTTAATAATGGTGTGTGACACATAATTTCCCAAAACCCCACCAACCTGTCTTTTTTCCCCAAAAACCCAGAGTGGGCGTGTCCTTTGAAACTGCTGCAACCGACAGATTAATTATTTTtggacaggttttctattctaagaatcagccacttctagtgggatggtcaggttttagttttgtcctgtaaaaAAACTAACTAAGTTACTAAGGGCATGAGACACATTTGTAAGTGACATGGGaaataatctatatcataaaaatcaaagtctgtctgtctgtctgtctgtccttctgtctgtctgtctgtcctctatagatttccaaacgcctgaaccgtttgaccccaaatttggcccacagatacattgggtgcccgggaaggttattgcgaaggtcccgtccccgccagatgtacaggaggggagggggagggggaagagcggcgccccatagagatgaatgagaaaatctcactgcaaacacaggtgatataattagctgcagcagacacggcagttggagcctaagcaaccaataggattactgctttcattttcacagggagcaatggttgctagggaagctgcctcacaacatccacagtaataactggtagacgccctactccatctatacagtacatgtatatacagaaccccctactccatctatacagtacatgtatatacaggaccccctactccatctatacagtacatgtatatacagggccccctactccatctatacaggacatgtatatacagggccccctactccatctatacagtacatgtatatacaggaccccctattccatctatacagtacatgtatacaggaccccctactccatctatacagtacatgtatacaggaccccctactccatctatacagtacatgtatatacaggaccccctactccatctatacagtacatgtatatacagggccccctactccatctatacagtacatgtatatacagggccccctactccatctatacagtacatgtatatacaggaccccctactccatctatacagtacatgtatatacagggccccctactccatctatacagtacatgtatacaggaccccctactccatctatacagtacatgtatatacagggccccctactccatctatacaggacatgtatatacagggccccctactccatccatacaggacatgtatatacaggacctcctactccatctatacagtacatgtatacaggaccccctactccatctatacagtacatgtatatacagggccccctactccatctatacagtacatgtatatacaggaccccctactccatctatacagtacatatatacacagggccccctactccatctatacagtacatgtatatacaggaccccctactccatctatacagtacatatatatatacaggaccccctactccatctatacagtacatgtatatacagggccccctactccatctatacagtacatatatatacaggaccccctactccatctatacagtacatgtatacaggaccccctactccatctatacaggacatgtatatacagggccccctactccatctatacaggacatgtatatacagggccccctactccatctatacagtacatgtatatacagggccccctactccatctatacagtacatgtatatacaggaccccctactccatccatacagtacatgtatatacagggcacaacagatataccaaactgtgactgggtaacactgctacagcagacctgaccaataccgccatactgtgctggataacactgtcataccagacctgaccaataccgccatactgtgactggataacactgccagatctgaccaataccgccatactgtgactggataacaccgccacaccagacctgaccaataccgccatactgtgactggataacactgccacaccagacctgaccaataccgccatactgtgactggataacactgccacaccagacctgaccaataccgccatactgtgactggataacactgccacaccagacctgaccaatactgccatactgtgactggataacactgtcataccagacctgaccaataccgccatactgtgactggataacactgtcataccagacctgaccaataccgccatactgtgactggataacactgtcatataagacctgaccaataccgccatactgtgactggataacactgccataccagacctgaccaataccgccatactgtgctggataacactaccataccagacctgaccaataccggcaaactgtgactgggtaacaccgccacaccagtcctgaccaataccaccatactgtgactggataacaccatcatatcagacctgaccgatactgccatactgtgactggataacactgctataccagacctgaccaataccaccataccgtgactggataacaccgccacaccagacctgaccaataccgccatactgtgactggataacacccccataccagacatgaccaataccgacactctgtgactgaataacactgccatacgggtaaatacaaccctgcaggtatacaggacactacaggtatacaggaccccaaaactatacactacaagtgcacgggacctccacaaaactatatactacaggtatacaggaccctaaactttacactacaggtatacaggaccccaaaactatatactacaggtatacaggacctccaccaactatatacttcaggtatacaggacctccaccaactatatactacaggtgtacaggaccccaaactatacacaacaggtatacaggacgccaaaactatacactacaggtatacaggaactccaccaactatatactacaggtatataggaccccaaactatacactacaggtatacaggacctcaaaaccatacactacaggtatacaggacctacaccaactctataatacaggtatacagcaccttcaccaactctatactacaagtatacaggaccccaaatatactataggtatacagaactccaccagctatatactacaggtatatcggaccccaaactatacactacaggtatacaggacctccaccaactctatactatagttatacaggaccctcaaactatttactacaggtatacaggacccccgaactatatactacaggtatacaagacctccaccaattatacactacaggtatccaggaccctcaaactataaactacaggtatacaagacctccaccaactatacattacaggtatacagcaccaactatatactacaggtatacaggacccccgaactatacagtataggtatacaggaccttcaccaactgtacactgcaggtatacaggacctccctcaactatacactataggtatacagcccccccaactatgcactacagatatgcgagacccctaaaaactatacattgtgggtatacagaacccctccaactatgcactacaggtatacactaattccactgattaactcagatgaaacaatacctttagcttggcctcctgggcaccttagaacaaatctaattaacacactgacaccttatacccgggcagcgccgggtacattttctagtacaccATAAAATACGGGGAAAAAAGGATTGCATATTAGTAAATAACCCCCAAAAGTCTATAGAGCTCATTTAGTGCAACTGGTCAGAGATCGAGGTCAGCTAGTAAGTTAAGTATACAGCCAAGTTAAGTATACAGCCGTGTGCTTCTCCCGACTTATTTTTATGAggggtgggggtctgaacacccaaaccctgactgatcaaaacttctgatgTCCTTTTTACAGTATGTCTTGAAAATAAAACCATGCCCTCTACTATTCAAATGAAGGTGTTATTGGCAACTAGTAAGGATCAAGTCTGAGTACACTTAGTCTGAGTGATTTTATCATTTTCTGTGATAGtcagctttagggtgcgttcacacctacaggacctgcagcagatttgatgctgtgttcagttatttaaatgaaatctgctgcagaaaatcagctgcagatcctgtaggtgtgaacgcaccattaagaggTTTTTCATTTAAAACTAACTAGTTCCCTTTCCACAGTATATGTGactagtaagggtatgttcacactgagtaaattaagTGGAGTTCCATGGCGGAACTGtccaccgtggaatcccgcctgtctcagtgagCCATAACCCGGAGAGTGCGCTCCCCTCTGCTgacgctgctctccgctcaaggagGAGCCTGCATTCTCCCATAGacatgct includes:
- the LOC138786466 gene encoding taste receptor type 2 member 39-like, producing the protein MAISTAIGFFTNSFIIVAHGMDRAKGKNINPRELILFTLGLFNIAYQFSMVANDTVLYLWSDLYFSDKVYTIFSILLLFTIFSSFWFTFCLCSFYYVMLGKFEKTLFVRLKQNISEVVPWMLLSSVVLSLSISVPVAWNIKKEDYSDNFNVNATDNSTIHGTPHMSLQYLLVTSIIGCCIPLILVAISNVLIINTLCLHAKHLGKNTGGMNVQSVEASVSAARTVTSLLLLYISFYVSQILLIMAIFDVDSIWFSVCLVIIYAYSPVQSIILILGSPKLKSTLVTFFKSTAFRTKRFQSQNIKIIT